In a genomic window of Helianthus annuus cultivar XRQ/B chromosome 10, HanXRQr2.0-SUNRISE, whole genome shotgun sequence:
- the LOC110883796 gene encoding transcription factor bHLH94 produces the protein MALETIIYPHGQIGNFGYDYMLQEDHIFGGLLEATNNINHQQISDAYWGDYSSSSSVMHVNDPWDPKSSPEECTGGDMKMESPTEPEPTTAVGRRKRRRTKSGKNKEELENQRMTHIKVERNRRKQMNEYLAVIRSLMPSSYVQRGDQASIVGGAINFVKELEQQLQTLEVQKRATINGYSTPPPPQPFGYFFSFPQYSIHRTSDDAGGSATTTNNRLPAMADIEVTMVESQANIKILSKKRHSQLLKMVAGLQCLWFTVLHLNVTTVEEMVLYTASVKLEDRCQLSTVDEIADAVNCLLFQIEEESRCSN, from the exons ATGGCATTAGAGACAATAATATATCCACATGGGCAAATTGGTAACTTTGGATATGATTATATGTTACAAGAAGATCATATTTTTGGTGGCCTTTTGGAGGCTACGAATAATATTAATCATCAGCAAATATCAGATGCATATTGGGGGGATTactcttcatcttcttcagtAATGCATGTCAATGACCCATGGGATCCTAAATCTTCGCCGGAAGAGTGTACCGGCGGTGACATGAAGATGGAAtcaccaactgaaccagaaccaacCACCGCGGTTGGCCGGAGAAAGCGCAGGCGCACCAAGAGTGGTAAGAACAAGGAGGAGTTGGAGAATCAACGGATGACTCATATTAAGGTGGAGCGCAACCGCCGGAAACAGATGAACGAATACCTTGCTGTTATCCGGTCGCTCATGCCATCTTCTTACGTTCAAAGG GGTGATCAAGCATCAATAGTTGGAGGAGCCATAAATTTTGTAAAAGAATTGGAGCAACAACTACAAACCCTAGAGGTTCAAAAAAGAGCCACCATCAATGGTTACTCTACACCACCACCCCCACAGCCCTTTGGTTATTTCTTTTCATTCCCACAATATTCTATTCATCGAACTAGCGACGACGCTGGTGGTTCAGCGACCACCACCAATAACCGGCTTCCGGCTATGGCTGACATTGAAGTTACAATGGTGGAAAGCCAAGCAAACATTAAGATACTATCAAAGAAACGGCATAGCCAGCTCTTGAAAATGGTGGCTGGTCTACAGTGTTTATGGTTTACTGTTCTTCATCTGAATGTCACAACTGTTGAGGAAATGGTTCTCTACACTGCTAGTGTCAAG CTTGAGGATCGATGCCAACTGAGTACAGTAGATGAGATTGCAGATGCTGTAAATTGCTTGTTGTTCCAAATTGAAGAAGAATCACGATGTTCTAATTAA